One part of the Alligator mississippiensis isolate rAllMis1 chromosome 3, rAllMis1, whole genome shotgun sequence genome encodes these proteins:
- the LOC132249416 gene encoding perilipin-3-like, which yields MSASGDEPQASSPAAQEQEPQVPVEAKDHVVATVVGAKDAVCSTVAGAKAAVSSAVDVAKGAVQEGMEKTRSAVTSSMDTVMGSSLGQKVVSGLDVVLEKSEQWVDHYLPMTDEELAALATPVEGAEVAPVEKQRQSYYVHLGSLSTSLQQRAYQHSLGKMRHARQSALEALAQLQRAVDLINYAKQTVDEKLQNGQDKLYQMWLACTKEQSKGQEDTDSAEIEVQALAMSDHLLQQLKSNCSTVLGSIKGLPSSLQNKAQQIYSSMEELQACFSPAKHFKDLSSSAIAHLREKMTKMQEFLDELLEYLMQNIPLDWIVGPFASSGASLKCPDEPSQEE from the exons ATGTCTGCCAGTGGAGATGAACCACAGGctagcagccctgcagcccaggaacaAGAGCCTCAG GTGCCTGTGGAGGCCAAAGACCATGTGGTGGCAACTGTGGTAGGGGCCAAGGATGCAGTCTGTAGCACAGTTGCTGGAGCCAAGGCTGCTGTGTCCAGTGCAGTAGATGTGGCCAAAGGGGCTGTCCAGGAGGGTATGGAGAAGACCAGATCAGCAGTGACCAGCAGCATGGACACTGTGATGGGCTCATCTCTGGGCCAGAAGGTTGTGAGTGGCCTGGATGTGGTGCTAGAGAAATCGGAGCAGTGGGTGGACCACTACCTCCCCATGACTGATGAGGAACTGG CTGCACTTGCCACCCctgtggagggggcagaggtggctccAGTGGAGAAGCAGCGGCAGAGCTACTACGTGCACCTGGGCTCCCTTtcaaccagcctgcagcagcGAGCCTACCAGCACTCCCTAGGCAAGATGAGGCATGCCAGGCAGAGCGCCCTGGAGGCCCTGGCCCAGCTTCAGCGAGCTGTGGACCTG ATCAACTATGCCAAGCAGACTGTAGATGAGAAGCTTCAAAATGGCCAGGACAAGCTGTACCAGATGTGGCTGGCATGTACCAAGGAGCAGTCTAAAGGGCAAGAGGACACTGACTCAGCAGAG ATTGAAGTTCAGGCACTTGCCATGTCTGACCATCTTCTACAGCAACTGAAATCGAACTGCTCCACAGTCCTGGGCAGCATCAAGGGGCTCCCAAGTTCTCTCCAGAACAAGGCCCAGCAGATCTACAGCAGTATGGAAGAGCTTCAGGCTTGCTTCTCCCCTGCCAAGCACTTCAAGGATCTATCCAGCAGTGCCATTGCCCACCTCCGGGAGAAGATGACCAAGATGCAGGAgttcctggatgagctgctggaGTACTTGATGCAGAATATCCCCCTGGACTGGATTGTTGGCCCCTTTGCTTCCTCTGGAGCCTCGCTGAAATGTCCTGATGAACCATCGCAGGAAGAATAG
- the LOC132249188 gene encoding perilipin-3-like, translated as MVSVVEGEEQGKKLVGESCLSPLPRPRQTSSQVHKVPAGAGVCAVVWRASEESDPQAAIPEPQVQEQQVPAETKDLVATAVEETKDAVCSTVTGAKAAVSSMVDVAKGAPQEGVEMTRSAVSSSMDAVIGSSLGQEVASGLDVVLGKSEQWVDHYLPVADEELAALATSVQGAEVAPLEQQKQQQSYYVRLGSLSTSLQQRAYQHSLGKMRRARQSALEALVQLQQVVDVIGSAKQAGDQTVHNSQEKLKRLWLEWRQGQPGSHEGDSTPQPEEMGSQALSTAQTLLQHVHDACQSLVPSIQGLPTSVQEQVQQGCRHLGELQAAFSSAPSFQELSEGLLSQSREKVAKARECLDDLLEYVARNIPLTWVVGPFAPAAAPAEQVEEPVAEGKVEEPAGEGKVEL; from the exons ATGGTGTCTGTGGTGGAGGGAGAAGAGCAAGGCAAGAAACTTGTTGGGGAG AGCTGTCTGTCACCCCTTCCCCGCCCTAGGCAGACATCATCACAGGTACATAaggtcccagctggggctggtgttTGTGCTGTTGTGTGGAGAGCAAGTGAG GAAAGTGACCCCCAAGCTGCCATCCCTGAGCCccaggtgcaggagcagcag GTGCCTGCAGAGACCAAAGATCTAGTGGCTACTGCAGTTGAGGAGACCAAGGATGCTGTCTGCAGCACAGTCACTGGGGCCAAGGCTGCAGTGTCCAGCATGGTGGACGTGGCCAAAGGGGCTCCCCAGGAGGGCGTGGAGATGACGAGATCTGcagtgagcagcagcatggatgCTGTAATAGGCTCATCCCTGGGCCAGGAGGTTGCAAGTGGCCTGGATGTGGTGCTGGGGAAGTCAGAGCAGTGGGTGGACCACTACCTCCCCGTGGCAGATGAAGAGCTGG CTGCACTTGCCACCTCTGTgcaaggggcagaggtggctccactggagcagcagaagcagcagcagagctactATGTGCGCTTGGGCTCCCTCTCCACAAGCCTGCAGCAGCGAGCCTACCAGCACTCCCTGGGCAAGATGAGGCGTGCCAGGCAGAGTGCCCTGGAGGCCctggtccagctgcagcaagTTGTGGATGTG ATTGGCTCTGCCAAGCAGGCTGGGGATCAGACAGTGCACAACAGCCAGGAGAAGCTGAAGCGGCTGTGGTTGGAGTGGCGCCAGGGCCAGCCAGGAAGCCATGAAGGGGACAGCACCCCACAGCCTGAG GAAATGGGCTCCCAGGCTCTGTCCACTGCCCAGACCCTCCTCCAGCATGTGCATGATGCCTGCCAGAGCCTGGTGCCCAGCATCCAGGGGCTGCCAACCAGTGTGCAGGAGCAGGTCCAGCAAGGCTGCCGGCacctgggggagctccaggctgccttctCCAGTGCCCCGTCCTTCCAGGAGCTGTCTGAGGGGCtcctgagccagagcagggagaAAGTGGCCAAGGCCCGGGAGTGCCTGGATGATCTGCTGGAGTATGTGGCTAGGAACATCCCTCTTACCTGGGTTGTGGGGCCctttgctcctgctgcagcccctgcagagCAGGTGGAGGAGCCTGTTGCAGAGGGGAAAGTGGAGGaacctgcaggggaagggaaggtggagcTCTGA